Proteins found in one Methylophilaceae bacterium genomic segment:
- the alaS gene encoding alanine--tRNA ligase → MTIKLSNNPSSNEIRKAFLDFFVSKGHTEVPSSSLVPHDDPTLLFTNAGMNQFKDVFLGFDKRPYTRATTSQKCVRAGGKHNDLENVGYTARHHTFFEMLGNFSFGDYFKRDAIKYAWELLTEVYQLPTEKLLVTVYAEDDEAYDIWLKDIGVPAEKIIRIGDNKGARYASDNFWMMGDTGPCGPCSEIFYDHGAHIPGGPPGSPEEDGDRFIEIWNNVFMQFNRDEAGVMHPLPKPSVDTGMGLERISAILQGVHANYEIDLFQKLIKAAARETKTTDLDSPSLKVLADHIRACSFLIADGVIPGNEGRGYVLRRIIRRAIRHGYKLGARNAFFYSMLADLVSEMGDAYPELVSEQKRISATLKQEEERFFETIENGMAILEAELKKTKAAFDGETAFKLHDTYGFPLDLTADICRERNVTVDTVGFDAAMARQKEQARAAGKFKMAANLEYDGVATTFYGYEQLETNGKVTALYKDGVSVSQLTEGEQGVVILDNTPFYAESGGQIGDCGELKLTSGLFAVEDTQKVQATVFGHHGIVKTGSLTVGDSVVAKVNMAARTATMRNHSATHLMHKALREVLGEHVQQKGSLVDTEKTRFDFVHNAPMTNEQIREVERIVNAEVFANLETQARVMDIDAAKQTGAMMLFGEKYGDEVRVLDIGSSIELCGGTHVKRTGDIGLFSIVAEGGVAAGVRRIEAVTGLNALHYLQNMETTLGGVAGTLKVLPAEVANRVDHLIDQVKKLERELAVAKGKLASSQGDDLATQAIDINGIKILAATLEDADANTLRETMDKLKDKLKSAAIVLATVNGDKVSMIAGVTKDLITQIKAGDLVNHVANQVGGKGGGKPDMAMAGGTDASQLPSALNSVEHWVKQIIQP, encoded by the coding sequence ATGACGATTAAATTAAGCAACAACCCAAGTAGCAATGAAATCAGAAAAGCCTTTCTGGACTTTTTTGTCTCTAAAGGTCACACAGAAGTACCGTCTAGCTCACTTGTGCCGCATGACGACCCTACGCTGCTATTTACCAATGCGGGCATGAATCAGTTTAAAGATGTGTTTTTAGGCTTTGATAAACGTCCTTACACCCGTGCAACCACCAGCCAAAAGTGCGTGCGCGCTGGCGGCAAACACAATGACTTAGAAAATGTTGGTTACACCGCCCGCCATCACACTTTTTTTGAGATGTTAGGTAATTTTAGCTTTGGTGACTATTTCAAACGCGATGCAATCAAATACGCTTGGGAATTGCTGACAGAAGTATACCAATTACCAACAGAAAAACTCCTAGTCACTGTTTATGCCGAAGATGATGAAGCCTATGATATCTGGCTAAAAGACATTGGTGTGCCTGCTGAAAAAATCATTCGCATTGGTGATAACAAAGGCGCACGTTATGCATCGGATAATTTCTGGATGATGGGCGATACTGGCCCTTGCGGCCCCTGCTCCGAGATTTTTTATGACCATGGAGCGCACATTCCAGGTGGCCCGCCAGGCAGTCCAGAAGAAGATGGCGATCGCTTTATTGAAATTTGGAACAATGTATTCATGCAATTCAACCGCGATGAAGCGGGCGTGATGCACCCATTACCAAAACCAAGCGTGGATACTGGCATGGGCTTAGAGCGCATTTCAGCCATCTTACAGGGTGTGCATGCCAACTATGAAATTGATTTATTTCAAAAGCTGATTAAAGCAGCGGCGCGAGAAACCAAAACCACCGACTTAGACAGTCCAAGCCTTAAAGTATTAGCCGATCACATTCGTGCTTGCTCATTTCTAATTGCCGATGGCGTCATTCCTGGCAATGAAGGCCGTGGTTATGTGTTGCGCAGGATTATTCGCCGTGCGATTCGACATGGTTATAAATTAGGTGCTCGTAATGCATTTTTTTATAGCATGCTAGCTGATTTAGTTAGCGAAATGGGTGACGCTTATCCTGAGCTAGTGAGTGAACAAAAGCGTATTAGCGCAACATTAAAGCAAGAAGAAGAACGGTTTTTTGAAACCATTGAAAACGGGATGGCAATTCTTGAAGCTGAACTTAAAAAAACCAAAGCTGCATTTGATGGCGAAACTGCATTTAAACTACACGACACGTATGGTTTTCCATTAGATTTAACTGCCGATATTTGCCGCGAGCGCAATGTTACTGTTGATACTGTTGGTTTTGACGCCGCCATGGCCCGCCAAAAAGAACAAGCCCGTGCTGCTGGGAAATTTAAAATGGCGGCCAACTTAGAATACGATGGTGTTGCGACTACTTTTTATGGTTACGAACAACTAGAGACCAACGGCAAAGTGACCGCTTTATACAAAGATGGCGTATCTGTTTCGCAACTGACAGAAGGCGAGCAAGGCGTAGTCATTCTTGATAACACGCCATTTTATGCCGAATCTGGTGGTCAAATTGGTGACTGCGGCGAGCTTAAATTGACCAGTGGTTTGTTTGCTGTAGAGGATACACAAAAAGTGCAAGCCACTGTCTTTGGTCATCATGGTATTGTAAAAACGGGTTCATTAACGGTCGGTGATAGCGTTGTGGCAAAAGTGAATATGGCCGCGCGAACAGCAACCATGCGCAATCATTCCGCCACGCATTTGATGCACAAAGCCTTACGCGAGGTATTGGGTGAGCATGTGCAACAAAAAGGCAGTTTGGTCGATACCGAAAAAACCCGTTTTGACTTTGTGCATAATGCGCCCATGACGAATGAGCAAATCCGTGAAGTGGAACGTATTGTGAATGCAGAAGTATTTGCAAATCTTGAAACACAAGCGCGTGTAATGGATATTGATGCCGCAAAACAAACGGGCGCCATGATGTTATTTGGCGAAAAATATGGCGACGAAGTACGTGTATTGGATATTGGCTCATCTATTGAGCTTTGCGGTGGTACACATGTAAAACGTACTGGCGATATTGGTTTATTCAGCATTGTTGCTGAAGGTGGCGTTGCAGCCGGCGTTAGGCGTATAGAAGCGGTAACTGGCTTAAATGCATTACATTATCTACAAAATATGGAAACCACTTTAGGTGGAGTTGCTGGCACATTAAAAGTATTGCCTGCCGAAGTCGCAAACCGTGTCGATCATTTAATTGATCAAGTGAAAAAGCTTGAGCGCGAATTAGCTGTTGCTAAAGGTAAACTAGCCTCATCTCAAGGTGATGATTTGGCAACGCAAGCAATCGACATTAATGGCATTAAAATATTGGCAGCCACATTGGAAGACGCGGATGCCAACACTTTGCGCGAAACCATGGATAAACTAAAAGATAAACTCAAATCTGCTGCGATTGTATTAGCGACTGTCAATGGCGATAAAGTCAGCATGATTGCTGGCGTGACAAAAGACTTAATCACACAAATAAAGGCGGGAGATTTGGTCAATCATGTAGCAAATCAAGTTGGCGGTAAAGGCGGCGGCAAGCCTGATATGGCAATGGCAGGCGGCACCGATGCAAGTCAATTACCCTCAGCACTCAATAGTGTAGAACATTGGGTCAAACAAATCATTCAACCTTAA
- the recX gene encoding recombination regulator RecX, protein MKQPQQKSLRQRALEYLGKREYSAIELGQKLKHYAEESDDIPALLADFKTRGWLSDARFTEQLINARKVKFGSNKVAHELREKGIADDLIIDAVSAMQETELERATEVWRKKFNQVATDRNEWAKQARFLQSRGFSFDTIKKVLSKQDNDD, encoded by the coding sequence CTGAAACAGCCGCAACAAAAATCGTTGCGCCAACGTGCACTTGAGTATTTAGGTAAACGCGAATACTCAGCGATTGAACTGGGACAAAAGCTTAAACATTACGCAGAAGAATCAGATGACATCCCTGCATTATTGGCCGATTTTAAAACCCGCGGCTGGCTGTCTGATGCAAGATTTACTGAGCAACTGATTAATGCCAGAAAAGTAAAGTTTGGTAGCAATAAAGTAGCGCATGAATTAAGAGAAAAAGGCATTGCAGATGATTTAATTATTGATGCAGTATCTGCAATGCAAGAAACAGAATTGGAACGTGCGACAGAAGTTTGGCGCAAAAAATTTAACCAAGTAGCAACTGACCGTAACGAATGGGCAAAACAAGCCCGATTCTTACAAAGCCGTGGCTTTAGCTTCGATACGATAAAAAAAGTACTCAGTAAACAAGATAATGACGATTAA
- the recA gene encoding recombinase RecA, with product MDDNKSKALAAALSQIEKQFGKGSIMRMGDGEIDADIQSVSTGSLGLDIALGIGGLPRGRVVEIYGPESSGKTTLTLSVIAQMQKAGGTAAFIDAEHALDPQYAAKLGVNVPDLLISQPDTGEQALEIADMLVRSGSVDIVVVDSVAALTPRAEIEGDMGDSHMGLQARLMSQALRKLTGNIKRTNTLVIFINQIRMKIGVMFGNPETTTGGNALKFYSSVRLDIRRTGAIKRGDEVVGSETRVKVIKNKVAPPFKQAEFDILYGEGISREGEIIELGVNLKFVEKAGSWYSYNGEKIGQGKDNARQFLKENPDIANEIDAKIRSNAKVLLDGMIAPREEGDE from the coding sequence ATGGATGATAATAAAAGCAAAGCACTGGCAGCCGCGCTTTCTCAAATTGAAAAACAATTTGGTAAAGGCTCCATTATGCGTATGGGGGATGGCGAGATTGATGCAGATATTCAATCTGTATCAACAGGTTCACTAGGCTTGGATATTGCTCTTGGCATTGGTGGTTTACCGCGCGGTCGTGTGGTTGAAATTTATGGTCCAGAATCTTCTGGCAAAACAACCCTCACACTGTCTGTGATTGCACAAATGCAAAAAGCGGGGGGCACTGCTGCTTTTATTGATGCAGAACATGCATTAGATCCACAATATGCGGCCAAATTAGGGGTCAATGTGCCCGATTTGCTGATTTCTCAACCTGACACTGGTGAGCAAGCATTAGAAATTGCGGATATGCTTGTGCGCTCAGGTTCAGTGGATATTGTGGTGGTGGACTCTGTTGCCGCATTAACGCCACGCGCCGAAATTGAAGGCGACATGGGCGATTCGCACATGGGCTTACAAGCACGTTTAATGAGTCAAGCTTTGCGTAAGCTCACTGGCAATATCAAACGCACCAATACCTTGGTTATTTTTATTAACCAAATTCGGATGAAAATTGGCGTGATGTTTGGTAATCCAGAAACAACAACTGGCGGTAATGCACTGAAGTTCTACTCATCTGTACGTTTAGATATCCGCCGCACTGGTGCCATTAAACGTGGCGATGAAGTGGTTGGTTCAGAAACCAGAGTGAAGGTGATTAAAAACAAAGTAGCGCCCCCATTTAAACAAGCTGAGTTTGATATTCTGTATGGCGAAGGCATTTCACGTGAGGGTGAAATCATCGAATTAGGCGTCAATCTAAAATTTGTCGAAAAAGCGGGTTCTTGGTACAGCTATAACGGTGAAAAAATTGGCCAAGGCAAAGATAACGCACGCCAATTTTTAAAAGAAAATCCAGATATTGCCAATGAGATTGATGCAAAAATTCGTAGCAATGCTAAAGTTTTGTTGGATGGCATGATTGCCCCACGCGAAGAAGGTGACGAATAA
- a CDS encoding nicotinamide-nucleotide amidohydrolase family protein, translating to MYNLITLSTQLGQSLKEKNAMLVLAESCTGGLACATMTDIAGSSAWFDRGFITYSNAAKQSILNVTNQTLTQFGAVSEETAKEMALGALNNSDADIAGSITGIAGPDGGTIDKPVGTVCFAYATKSGYLTTMTKHFIGNRQQIRQQSVIHIMNGLISLASNHLNK from the coding sequence ATGTATAACCTCATAACCCTCAGTACACAGCTAGGTCAATCCCTCAAAGAAAAAAATGCCATGCTGGTGTTGGCTGAATCATGCACAGGCGGATTAGCTTGTGCAACAATGACTGACATCGCAGGCAGCTCCGCATGGTTTGACCGTGGGTTTATCACTTACAGCAATGCTGCCAAACAAAGCATATTAAACGTCACCAACCAAACCCTCACCCAGTTTGGTGCGGTGAGTGAAGAAACCGCAAAAGAAATGGCATTAGGGGCACTCAATAATAGTGATGCAGATATTGCAGGTAGTATTACTGGAATTGCCGGTCCTGATGGCGGCACAATTGACAAACCAGTCGGCACAGTCTGTTTTGCCTACGCGACGAAAAGCGGTTATTTAACGACCATGACCAAACATTTTATTGGCAATCGCCAACAAATTCGACAGCAGTCTGTTATCCACATCATGAATGGGCTAATCTCATTAGCATCCAATCATTTAAATAAGTAA
- a CDS encoding phosphatidylglycerophosphatase A: MTILPKQPDFNFLITHPAHFLALGFGSGLAPKAPGTIGTIVGLPLFYLIANDAIYLQIMIITVLFIIGIYCCDVAGKALGVSDHGSIVWDEIVAMMLVLTITPNQWCWWLIAFALFRLFDIWKPFPIRQCDAKLKGGFGVMFDDLLAAIYAVISLKGLLCITS; the protein is encoded by the coding sequence ATGACCATTTTGCCTAAACAACCCGACTTTAACTTTTTAATCACACACCCCGCACATTTTTTAGCGCTTGGTTTTGGTAGTGGCTTAGCGCCAAAAGCGCCTGGCACCATTGGCACAATCGTAGGATTGCCTTTGTTTTACTTAATTGCCAATGACGCGATATACCTACAAATCATGATTATTACGGTTTTGTTTATCATTGGCATTTATTGCTGCGATGTAGCAGGAAAAGCCTTAGGCGTTAGCGATCACGGCAGTATTGTTTGGGATGAAATCGTGGCGATGATGTTGGTGCTTACTATCACACCCAATCAATGGTGCTGGTGGTTGATCGCTTTTGCTCTATTTAGACTATTTGACATTTGGAAGCCTTTTCCCATCCGCCAATGTGATGCCAAACTAAAGGGTGGCTTTGGCGTCATGTTTGATGATCTGTTAGCGGCCATTTATGCCGTGATTAGTTTAAAGGGCTTGCTATGTATAACCTCATAA
- the thiL gene encoding thiamine-phosphate kinase: MSTEFNLIKQYFTRPTAQTALGIGDDAALIQTSTDHQLAISSDMSVVGTHFFQNTAPYDIGWKSLAVNVSDLAAMGANPKWATLAIALPEINPDWLSAFSAGFFDCADAFNIDLIGGDTTRGPLNISITIMGEVPMGKVLTRRGAQLGDDIWVSGYLGHAALGLAHLQLKIKLPDEIRDTAIAALHQPQPCVALGLALRDVANSCIDISDGLLADLSHILKASRANLTGNEAMGATLQLEKISCSATLQNRLQEPIIQQAILAGGDDYELCFTASSNQRNTIAAIAKQLDINLTRIGEINESGNLTVQFEQQNINITTLGYDHFA, encoded by the coding sequence ATGTCGACAGAGTTTAATCTTATTAAGCAATATTTTACGCGTCCCACAGCGCAAACAGCGTTAGGTATCGGTGATGATGCTGCGCTTATTCAAACTAGCACAGATCACCAATTAGCAATATCAAGCGACATGTCTGTGGTGGGCACTCATTTTTTTCAGAATACCGCGCCTTATGACATTGGATGGAAGTCACTTGCAGTGAACGTTTCAGACCTAGCAGCCATGGGCGCCAATCCAAAATGGGCCACATTGGCAATTGCCCTACCTGAAATAAACCCAGATTGGCTCAGCGCTTTTTCAGCTGGTTTTTTTGATTGTGCTGATGCATTTAACATCGACTTAATCGGAGGCGATACAACGCGTGGCCCTCTCAATATCAGCATCACGATCATGGGCGAAGTGCCCATGGGCAAAGTGCTAACTCGTCGTGGTGCACAACTAGGTGATGACATTTGGGTAAGCGGTTATTTAGGCCATGCAGCATTAGGATTAGCGCATTTACAACTAAAAATTAAATTACCTGACGAGATTCGCGATACCGCGATTGCCGCATTGCATCAACCGCAACCTTGTGTGGCTTTGGGTTTAGCCTTGCGTGACGTTGCCAACAGCTGCATTGATATTTCTGATGGATTACTGGCAGACTTAAGCCATATACTAAAAGCATCTCGCGCTAATCTAACGGGCAATGAGGCGATGGGTGCCACCTTGCAATTAGAAAAAATCTCCTGCTCAGCTACGCTACAAAATCGCTTACAAGAGCCCATAATACAACAAGCGATATTAGCTGGTGGTGACGATTATGAACTGTGCTTTACTGCCTCATCCAATCAAAGAAACACAATCGCAGCGATTGCAAAGCAATTAGATATCAACTTAACGCGTATTGGCGAAATAAATGAAAGTGGCAATCTAACCGTACAGTTTGAGCAACAAAACATCAATATAACCACATTAGGATATGACCATTTTGCCTAA
- the mog gene encoding molybdopterin adenylyltransferase, whose amino-acid sequence MQDKIIKIGLVSISDRASQGVYEDQGIPNLQHWLKQALISPFVTEPRLIADEQATIEACLIELADVTACQLILTTGGTGPALRDVTPEATLAIGDKIMPGFGEQMRQISLHFVPTAILSRQVAVIRKQCLIINLPGQPKAIAQTLEGLKDDDGNTLIHGIFAAVPYCLDLIGAPYIETNETIVKAFRPKRK is encoded by the coding sequence ATGCAAGACAAAATAATCAAAATCGGCTTAGTTTCCATTAGCGATCGCGCATCCCAAGGTGTGTATGAAGATCAAGGTATACCAAATTTGCAACACTGGCTTAAACAAGCGTTAATCTCACCTTTTGTTACAGAGCCCCGTTTAATAGCGGATGAGCAAGCCACTATAGAGGCTTGCTTAATTGAATTGGCAGATGTAACAGCTTGTCAATTGATATTAACAACGGGCGGCACAGGACCGGCTTTACGTGACGTGACGCCAGAAGCAACGCTGGCTATTGGTGATAAGATCATGCCAGGATTTGGTGAACAAATGCGTCAAATTAGTTTGCATTTTGTGCCAACCGCCATTTTGTCGCGCCAAGTTGCGGTCATTCGCAAGCAATGTTTAATCATCAACTTACCAGGCCAGCCAAAAGCCATTGCACAAACACTTGAAGGACTAAAAGATGACGATGGCAATACCTTGATTCATGGGATTTTTGCCGCTGTACCTTATTGTTTAGATTTAATTGGTGCCCCTTACATCGAAACAAATGAAACGATTGTGAAAGCATTTCGTCCCAAGAGAAAATAG
- a CDS encoding PDZ domain-containing protein → MMKKMLYVVLVTLCMQTAYATENLYEKNYKEQNSGHLKSMQASPDTKMYVSNHFDDDNISMLESGYDMMGSSGFEAGSIAPDLALAHAKAIKADVVLVYSKYAAKKSPLSKLQTIKEAAKTTGEIDPEALAGDEEQYKYYASYWAKLPMPLLGLHVLKLKHKQKESGEIVEDEGLKVLAVIKGSSAFKAGLKRGDVLLKIGDVALETPSQLSQLVGQHKGKTVKIIYSRNDVLADTTATLKVH, encoded by the coding sequence ATGATGAAAAAAATGTTGTATGTGGTTTTGGTAACGTTGTGCATGCAAACAGCATATGCCACTGAAAATTTGTATGAAAAAAATTATAAGGAACAAAATAGTGGTCACTTAAAGTCGATGCAAGCCAGCCCTGACACTAAAATGTATGTCAGCAATCATTTTGATGATGACAACATCAGTATGTTGGAAAGTGGTTATGACATGATGGGTAGTAGTGGCTTTGAAGCCGGCAGTATTGCCCCTGATTTAGCATTAGCGCATGCTAAAGCCATTAAAGCGGATGTTGTTTTGGTTTACAGTAAATACGCTGCTAAAAAATCACCACTTTCTAAATTACAAACCATTAAAGAGGCTGCAAAAACAACGGGTGAAATTGACCCCGAAGCGCTGGCGGGTGATGAAGAGCAGTATAAATACTACGCAAGTTATTGGGCGAAATTACCCATGCCGTTACTTGGCTTGCATGTGCTTAAACTAAAACATAAACAAAAAGAGAGTGGTGAAATAGTTGAGGATGAGGGTCTTAAGGTGTTGGCTGTTATTAAAGGCTCTTCGGCATTTAAAGCGGGCTTAAAACGCGGTGACGTATTGCTAAAAATAGGCGATGTTGCACTAGAGACACCATCGCAACTTTCGCAATTGGTTGGTCAACATAAAGGGAAGACGGTTAAGATTATTTATAGTAGAAATGATGTGTTAGCGGACACGACAGCAACATTAAAAGTACATTAA
- a CDS encoding DUF615 domain-containing protein translates to MQEKDLEQTFISKTKRKAEADAQQMVGKKLIALTKGQIHQLNLEERLYDAVIEAKRLTANGAIRRQLQYIGRLMRDTDIERIEAQLARWEGKNNEENARFHQLERWRDRLIEESSEPQSDALQAFLTSYPDADVQQIRTLCRNAHKEKQNNKPPKSTRELFKLLRQITESA, encoded by the coding sequence ATGCAAGAAAAAGATCTCGAACAAACCTTTATTAGCAAAACCAAGCGTAAAGCTGAAGCAGATGCGCAGCAAATGGTGGGTAAAAAATTAATAGCGCTAACAAAAGGGCAAATTCATCAATTAAACCTAGAGGAACGTTTATACGACGCGGTAATAGAAGCTAAACGCCTGACTGCCAATGGTGCAATCCGCCGTCAATTGCAATATATTGGTCGCCTAATGCGCGATACCGATATTGAGCGAATTGAGGCGCAACTTGCGCGCTGGGAGGGCAAAAATAATGAAGAAAATGCTCGCTTCCATCAATTAGAGCGCTGGCGAGATCGATTAATAGAAGAATCATCTGAACCGCAATCAGACGCGCTGCAAGCGTTTCTAACCAGTTATCCTGATGCTGATGTGCAACAAATTCGCACCTTGTGCCGCAATGCGCACAAAGAAAAACAAAATAATAAACCGCCCAAAAGCACAAGAGAGCTATTTAAGTTGCTGCGTCAAATAACAGAATCAGCATAG
- the pmbA gene encoding metalloprotease PmbA, translated as MNQDALKQMTEDALKLAKQAGASHAEVDVSFGTGQTVSVRKGETENIEYNRDKGISVTVYFGHKKGYASSSDFSSQAIKDTVDAACNIAKFTAEDSFCGLADAHLMAKTVLDLNLYHPWSLPVEEASEIAKRCEAAALAVDSKRITNSEGASVSTNEGLFVYANTHGFVGGYPSSRHSISCSVIAEEAGAMQRDYWYTSARDIGDMRTPEFVGQLAGERTVRRLGSRPIKTGQYPVLFEAPLASGIISSLVSAISGGNLYRKSSFLLDSLGKQVASSLLNIEELPHVQKGLASSPFDNEGVVAQPRMLVKNGVLQGYILSSYSARKLGMQTSGNAGGAHNLVVQPTGQSFAALLAMMGTGLVVTELLGHGLNMVTGDYSRGAAGFWVENGVIAYPVEEITIAGNLKQMLNQIIAVGNDAVVPSAKQTGSLLIESMTVAGG; from the coding sequence ATGAACCAAGACGCTTTAAAACAAATGACTGAAGATGCGCTTAAATTAGCCAAACAAGCGGGGGCATCACATGCAGAAGTCGATGTGAGCTTTGGTACAGGACAAACGGTTTCTGTACGCAAAGGTGAAACTGAGAACATAGAATACAATCGAGATAAAGGTATTTCCGTCACCGTTTATTTTGGACATAAAAAGGGCTATGCCAGCAGTTCTGATTTTAGCAGTCAGGCAATAAAAGACACAGTTGATGCGGCTTGTAATATTGCAAAATTTACAGCAGAAGATTCATTTTGTGGCCTTGCTGATGCACATTTAATGGCTAAAACGGTTCTTGATCTAAATTTATATCACCCTTGGTCTTTGCCTGTAGAAGAGGCCAGTGAGATTGCAAAGCGTTGTGAAGCAGCAGCATTGGCTGTTGATAGCAAGCGTATCACCAACTCAGAAGGCGCCAGTGTTTCGACTAATGAAGGGCTATTTGTTTATGCCAACACACATGGTTTTGTTGGCGGCTATCCTAGCTCTCGACACAGTATCAGTTGTTCGGTGATTGCAGAGGAAGCAGGCGCTATGCAGCGCGATTATTGGTATACGTCAGCAAGAGATATTGGTGATATGCGAACGCCTGAATTTGTTGGTCAGTTAGCTGGTGAGCGAACAGTGCGACGTTTAGGATCTCGTCCGATCAAAACAGGACAATACCCAGTCTTATTTGAAGCGCCCCTAGCTAGCGGCATTATCTCTTCATTAGTGAGTGCTATCTCAGGCGGTAATTTATATCGAAAATCTTCGTTCTTACTAGACAGCTTGGGAAAGCAGGTTGCTTCTTCATTGCTGAATATTGAAGAGCTGCCACATGTACAAAAAGGCTTGGCAAGTAGTCCATTTGATAATGAAGGCGTCGTCGCCCAGCCGCGTATGTTAGTCAAAAATGGCGTATTGCAAGGCTACATTTTATCTAGTTATTCTGCGCGCAAGTTAGGCATGCAAACATCAGGTAATGCTGGTGGTGCACATAATTTAGTCGTGCAACCTACAGGGCAATCATTTGCGGCGCTATTGGCGATGATGGGCACAGGTTTAGTTGTGACTGAGCTCTTGGGTCATGGTCTTAATATGGTAACAGGTGACTATTCACGTGGTGCTGCAGGATTCTGGGTTGAAAATGGCGTTATTGCATATCCAGTTGAAGAAATTACAATTGCAGGCAATCTAAAACAAATGTTGAATCAAATTATTGCTGTCGGCAATGATGCGGTGGTGCCAAGTGCTAAGCAGACTGGCTCGCTACTCATCGAGAGTATGACCGTTGCAGGTGGGTGA
- a CDS encoding VacJ family lipoprotein translates to MQSTLIKLLFSCLLVIVATGCATLDNKDPLESFNRGVYKFNDVADKAVIKPVATAYKSVTPSFFRKGVSNFFSNLYSVTSVLNNILQLKFANAFSEAGRFVINSTFGIAGLIDVASMDNIPRYREDFGQTLGHWGVSNNTYLVLPLLGPSTLRDATGIIVDSITTDPITYTHNIGQIRLHNQLRSAQLIDQRTQLLDASDILGNASLDPYAFIRDAYLQRRASQVQDGLVPLSLLNDEFEPADEDATESPKAPYLPALIP, encoded by the coding sequence ATGCAGTCAACACTCATCAAGTTATTATTCAGCTGCCTGTTAGTCATCGTAGCAACTGGTTGCGCCACACTTGACAATAAAGATCCATTAGAATCCTTTAACCGTGGTGTTTACAAATTCAATGATGTAGCTGATAAAGCAGTCATAAAGCCAGTAGCGACGGCTTATAAATCCGTCACCCCATCTTTTTTTAGAAAAGGAGTTAGTAATTTCTTTTCTAACCTGTATTCAGTAACATCGGTATTAAACAATATACTGCAATTAAAATTTGCCAATGCATTTTCCGAAGCAGGTCGATTTGTGATTAATAGTACCTTTGGTATCGCAGGGCTAATTGATGTTGCCAGTATGGATAATATTCCGCGTTATCGCGAAGATTTTGGGCAAACCCTAGGTCATTGGGGCGTTAGTAACAATACTTACTTAGTGTTACCTCTGCTTGGGCCGAGCACCCTACGTGACGCTACTGGTATTATTGTTGATAGTATTACCACCGATCCAATCACTTATACCCACAATATTGGTCAAATCCGATTACATAATCAATTACGATCAGCACAACTGATTGATCAACGCACGCAGTTATTAGATGCTTCAGATATTTTGGGTAATGCTTCACTAGACCCTTATGCATTCATAAGAGATGCTTATTTACAGCGCCGAGCCAGTCAGGTACAAGACGGCTTGGTACCATTAAGCCTTTTAAACGATGAGTTCGAGCCGGCAGATGAAGACGCCACCGAATCCCCTAAAGCGCCCTATTTACCAGCGTTAATCCCTTAG